Genomic DNA from Streptomyces sp. GS7:
AAGTCGGCCCGCAGGACGGGCTCGTAGAACGCCATCAGGTCGGGGTGCTCCCACAGCTCCGCCGGGATTCCGCCGAGTTCCTTGAGGTGGTCCCAGAAGGCGTCGGTCGGCAGCTCCCAGGTGTGGCGCTCCCGGCTGGGGATCGCCGGCCCGCTCTCCCCTGAGACGAAGAGGTGGGCCGGTGCGGGCAGCCGCTCGGCGCGCAGCCGGTGGCAGAGCAGGTACGCCAGCCGGGCTCCGAGGCTGTGGCCGTAGAGCGCGTACGGGGCGTCGAGCCGGTCCCGCAGCTGACGGAACAGGTCGTCGACGATCGCGGCGGGGTCCCGCAGCAGCGGCTCGGCGGCGCGCCTGCCGCGTCCGGGGCGTTCCAGCGTCACCACGTCGACGTCCGGGAGGTGTTCGGCGAGCCCTGCGTAGGCGCGCTCGTCGCCTCCGGCGTAGGCGACACAGAACAGGCGTGGCCGTCGCTGCGGCTGCGGCGTTGGCTGCGACTGCGACTGCGACTGCGGCTTCGGCACCCGGCGGGCGGGTGCCGTGTCGATCTGCCGGATCATCCGGGTCAGGACTCCTCCCCCGCCCACCTCGCGGCAGTGGTCGGCGGTCGTGCGCTCCAACAGGTAGCGGACGCTGTCCAGCCACTGCACCGATCCGCAGATCTGCTCGCTCAGCGTCGCGGCGATGTCCCGGTCCGCGTACGGACGCGCGGTGAGGTTGGCGAGCACCGTGGCCCGTAGCGGCGCGAACCGGAAGCCTTTGAGGAAGGCGGCGAACTCGTCGCGGGCGGAGGCCATGAACCGCGAGTGGAAGGCTGCCGAGACCTTCAGCCGGGCGACCCGGGTCCCGCGCGCGTCGAGCGTCCTGTGCGCGCGCTCGATTTCGTCCCGGGCCCCGGACAGCACGGTCTGGACGGGGGTGTTGATGTTGGCGACGTCGAGCCGCGACAGGCCCTCCTCGGCGAGGAAGGCCCGCACCTCGCCCGCGTCCGGCCCCACGACGGCGAGCATGGCCCCTTCCGAGGCACGGGCCATCAGCTCGCCCCGCTTGGCCACGAGCTTCAGGCCGGTCTCGAAGTCGAAGGCCCCGGCGGCGTGCAGGGCGTTGTACTCCCCGAGGCTGTGTCCGAGCAGATACGCGCCCTCGGGCTCGCCGCGCTCCAACGAGTCCCGGTACGCGAGCGCGTTGACGACGTAGAGCGCAGGCTGGGTGTAGCGCGTGTCGTCGAGCCGCCCGTCCGGGTCCTCCAGGCACAGCCTCGGGAGGTCGTATCCGAGGATGTCCCCGGCCAGCGCGGTCGGTTCGGGGAACCGGTCGAAGAGGCCGGCTCCCATGCCGCGGGTCTGGGACCCCTGGCCGGGGAAGAGCACAGCGGGCGTTCCCGCCGCGGAAGCCCTCACGCCAGGCCCGCAGCGGAGGGTTCCCGGGTGATGGCAGGGCAGTTGTCCAGCGGGTTCATGGCCTCCCCGATCAGCGGTGGTGTCCGATGACGGGGATCCTGCGACACGCCCCTTGCGGCAGCCTTGCCGGGAAGCTGGCCAATTCCTGCCGTCCGCTGCGATGGTTTTCCGCCATCCTTGCCAACCCCCCTACGGATACCTTGCCGTTCACTTGCCGACGGCCGACTTGATCTTGGAATGCCCCGATCTGTATGCCAAGCTCCGGATGGGAAGGGCACCTGACGCACGGCGTCACCCGCCCGCCAGCACCACCGCGCGTGCGAGAACGATTGGGACCGCTATGCCTTCATCCCCCACGCCCAACCCGGCCCCGACCACCCCGACGCCCGCCACCGGGCCGGACGACACCCCCTTCGTACTGAGTGTCATGGGCCCCATGTCGGCGCGCCACGGCGGCCGCGATCTCGCACTCGGCCCACCGCGCCGCAGAGCCCTGCTCGCCCTGCTCCTGATACGCCTGGGGCGGGTGGTGCCCACGGAACTGCTCATCGAGGAGCTGTGGGGCGAGGAGCCCCCGCGTCAGGCCGTCGCCACGCTCCAGAGCCACGTGTCCCACCTGCGCCGCGCACTGCAGCCGGCGTCCGGGCCCGACCGCCCCACCGTGCTGCGCCATCGCGCGCCCGGCTACGTCCTGGAACTCACCCCCGAGCAGATCGACGTCTGCCGCTTCGAGCACCTGGTCGCCGAAGGGCGGCGGCTGCTGGAAGGGCGCGACCCGCTCGCCGCGCGGGACCGGCTCGCCGCGGCCCTGTCGCTGTGGCGGGGCTCGCCCTACGCGGAGTTCGACGGCCATCCCCCGCTCAGCGACGAGAGTTCACGCCTCGAACACGTCCGGCTCACCGCCGTGGAGACCTGCGCGGAGGCCCGACTCGCTCTCGGGGCGGCCCAGGAGGTCGCCGCGGGCCTCGACCGCGAGGCACGGCTCCACCCGGCGCGCGAACGCCTCGTCGGCCACCTGATGACGGCCCTGTCCCGGCTCGGGCGGCAGGCCGAGGCGCTCGAAGTGTACGAACGGACCCGCGTCCACCTGGACGAGGAGTTCGGCGTGGGCACGGCCGCCGAACTCCGCCGGGTCAGGACCGCGATCCTGCGCCAGGAACCGGGGGCCTGCGGACCCACCGCCGAACCCCGCCCCGGCAGCCGCGAACCCGCCGGGCCCGCGCTGGGCGCTCCGGTGATCGGGGCCGCGAACGCGGTCGTCGGTGAGCGGGGGCGAAAAGCCGAGGCACACCCGGCCGTCCGCGCGGCGCAGGAAGCCGGCCGACCCGCGGCGGCCGAGACGTCCGGTGGGATCGGCAGGGCAGCAGCGACTCCGCGCGGCCCGGCGGCGGCCGGCTGCAACGACGGTCCCCAGGACGGCGTCACGCCCGAGCAACGGCAGGAGGCACACCGCCCCGCCGCAGGCTACGCGGCAGCGCCGCACCTCGCCTCCGGGCCGGGACACACCTGCAGGTCGGCGACGACCATCGCGGACTCGCGGTCGACCACCGTGGATTCACCTGACAGTGCGCCACCCGCGCCGGACGCGAACGCGCCGAAGGACGAGAGGGGCCGCGCGGCCTTACGGCCGGTGCCCGGCGGGCCGGGAGCCCAGTCACCGTTCACCGGCCGCAGCGAGGAACTGCAGCGCCTGACGGCCGCGGCGGCGAGCACGCTGGCCGGTCACGGGCACGTGGCCGGCGTCCTCGGCCCCGCCGGCGTCGGCAAGACCCGGCTGCTCTTCGAACTCGTCCCGCGGCTGGAAGCCGCCTGCGCCGGCCAGGAGTGTCGGGGCCTGGAGGTGATCTGGAGCCACTGCTTCCTGGGCGAGGGCGTACCGCCCTACTGGCTGTGGACCCAGATCCTCAGACGGCTGTCCACGACCCGCCCGGACGCCTTCCGCGAAGCGGCGAAACCGTTCGGCGCCCTGCTCGCCCCGCTGATGCCCGAGCGGGCGGCCGGACCCGGCGGACCGGCTGCCGAGTCCGACTGGGGCCAGGCCCGGTTCCTCACCCACGACGCGGTCTGCGAAGTCCTGCTCGCCCTGGCCGTCCAACGCCCGCTCGTCCTGCTCATGGAGGACCTGCACTGGGCCGACACCGCCTCCCTGGACCTTCTCAGACTGCTGAGCACCCGCAGCCAGGGCCACCCGCTCGGCATAGTCCTGACCGCCCGCGAGTACGAGGTCGAGTCCGACGCGACGCTGCGCCGCATGCTCTCCGAGGTCCTGCGCGGCCCCAGGACCGAGACCCTGCGGCTCGGCGGCCTGTCCCGGCACGACGTCGCCGCGCTCGTCGTCGCCCAGGCCGGCCCCGGCGTCGACGCGGAGGTCGTCGAGGTGCTGCACCGGCGCAGCGAGGGCAACCCGTACTTCGTCATGCAGCTCGTCTCCCTCTTGGGTGACGCGCGTAGCCTGCGCCGGCCCGAGGCGATGGACGTGCTCCTGACGCGGATTCCGACGGGCGTCCGCGAGGCGCTGCACCAGCGGTTCGCCGCACTGCCCGAGGCGGTGCTGCGCGTGCTGCGGCTGTGCGCCGTCATCGGCACCGAGGTCGACACGGATCTGCTGAGCCGCACCGCCGGCGAGGACGAACCGGTCGCCGCGGCACTGGAGTCGGCGATCCGGGCCGGGCTGCTCGGCGAGGACCCGCGCCACCCCGAACGGCTCCACTTCAGCCATGCCCTGGTCCAGGAGACGCTCATCGACGAACTCACCCGTGAGGACCGGCAGCGGCTGCACGCGAGGGTCGCCGAGGGGTTGTCCGCGCGCCGGCTCGGGCAGGTGGAGGACGCGGAGATCGAGCGGGTCGCCCACCACGCCTGGCACGCCAAGAGCGCCCTGCCGGCCGCCGAGACCCTTCCCCTCCTGCTGCGCGCCGCCGAGCAGGCCGAGCAGCAACTCGCCTATGAACAGGTCGAGACCTGGCTGCGCCGCGCGGTGCACCTGGTCGGCCTGCTGCCGCCCGGCGACCCCTCTGCCGCGTCCCTGGACCAGCGGCTGCACGTCCAACTCGGCCAGGTGCTGGCCACCACCCGGGGCTACGGCCACGCCGAGGCCGAGACGGCACTCGCCCGCGGACGGGCCCTCAGCGAGGCCGCCCACTCCCCCCAGGACCCGTCGGTGCTGTGGGCCCTGTGCGCGTCGTACCTCGTCACCGGCCGCTACGACGACTCACGCCGGTTCTCCGGTCTGCTCCGGGATCTGGCCGAACGGACCGGCCAGCCCGTGGCGGTGCTCGGCGCGGCGTACGGCGAAGGCATCGTCCTGCACATCCGCGGCCAGTTGCGGCAGGCTCTCGCCGAGTTGGAGCACGGCGTCGCCATGGCGGACGGCTACGCCCGCGAGGGCCACTCGCTGGCCCGTACCTTTCAGCACGACCCGCGCGTCTCCTGCCGCTCCTACGACACCTTCACGCACTGGCTCCTGGGCGACCGGGAGACCGCCACGGCACGCCGCCACGAACTGCTGCGCCTCACCGAGTACGACAGCAGGCCCTCCGACCGCGCCTTCGCGCTCTACGTGAACGCGGTGGTGGCCGCCTGGGAAGGCGACGTCCACACCGCCCGCGCCTCCGGCGCCGAGGGAGTCCGCATGGCCGACGAACACGGTTTGCGCTACTGGAAGGCCATGCTCGGCATGCTGGAAGGCTGGGGCCTCACCCACTCCGGACAGGAGGACGACGGACTCAACCTGATGCACTCCTCCCTCGCCGAACTCCGCAACTCCCGAAGCCACCTGCGCCGCCCCCTCCATCTGGGCCTCCTCGGCCAGGCACAGCACCGTGCCGGACGAACGGAAGACGCGAAGACCACCTTCCACGCCTTCCTCTCGGCCGTCGGCCAGCGCGGCGAACACGTCTACCTTCACCACGAACTCCCCGCCACCCGCCTCCTCCACGACCTTCTGGGCCGGGGGGCGGCGGAGGCGGTGGCGGCCGGGTGAGCGGCGGCGAGCACTCCGCCGCGCGTGGCTCGGCAGCGGGGCGCCGCCGCCCGCCCCGGCGTCACGCGCCGGAGGAGTGCGGACTCACTCCCCCGCGCAGCGGCGGCAACGGCTGCTCGGCCCAGATGGTTTTGCCGTTGCGGACGTAGCGGGTGCCCCAGCGTTCGGTGAGTTGGGCGATCAGGAAGAGGCCCCGGCCGCCTTCGTCGGTGGTGGCGGCGTGGCGAAGGTGGGGGGACGTGCTGCTGGTGTCCGAGACCTCGCAGATGAGGTGGCGGTCCCGGATGAGCCGGAGGGTGACCGGGCCGCTGCTGTAGCGGTAGGCGTTGGTGATCAGTTCGCTGACGATCAGCTCGGTGGTGAACGCCATGTCCGCCAGCCCCCAGTCGTCGAGCTGGGCCACCGCGAGCGTCCGGCCCTCGGCCGCCGCGGTCGGCTCCGCCGGCAGGTCCCAGGTGGCCACCTTGTCCTCGGCCAGGCAGCGGGTGCGGGCGGTGAGCAGTGCGATGTCGTCGCTGGGACGGTCGGGCAGCAGCGCGTCCTCCACCGCCTTGCAGGTGTCCTTGAGCGAGCGGGCGGGTTGGCTCAGCGCCTGGCGCAGCTGCGCCAGGCCCTCGTCGAGGTCTCGGCGGTGTACCGCCAGAAGCCCGTCGGTGTAGAGGGCGAGCAGGGTGCCTTCGGGCAGTTCCAGCTCGGCGGCCTCGAACGGCAGCCCGCCCAGGCCGAGCGGCGGGCCGGCCGGGAGTTCGGGGAAGTCCACCCGTCCGTCCGGTGTCACCACCGCAGGCGGCGGATGGCCGGCGCGGGCGAGGGCACAGCGCCGGGAGACCGGGTCGTAGACCGCGTACAGGCAGGTCGCGCCGACGACCTGCGGTGCGTGTTCGCCGGTCGCCTCCTGCTCGGCCGCCAGCCGGTCCACGAGGTCGTCCAGGTGGGAGAGGACCTCGTCCGGGGGCAGGTCGAGGTTGGCGAGGGTGTGGACGGCGGTACGCAGCCGGCCCATGGTGGCCGCCGCGTGGATGCCGTGGCCGACCACGTCGCCGACGACGAGGGCGACCCGCAGCCCGGAGAGCGGGATGACGTCGAACCAGTCGCCGCCGACGCCGGCGGTGGCGTCGGCCGGCAGGTACCGGTGGTCGATCTCGACCGCGGGGTGCTCCGGCACCGCGCTCGGCAGCAGGCTGCGCTGGAGTGCGAGCGCGGCCTGGTGCTGCTGGGTGTAGCGGCGGGCGTTGTCGATGCAGACGGCGGCCCGGGCGGCGAACTCCTCGGCCAGCGTGAGGTCGTCCTCCTCGAACGGCTCGGGCCGCTGCCACCGCCACAGGCTGACCACGCCAAGTACGAGGCCGCGCGCGACCAGCGGCACGACGATGAGCGAGTGGACACCGAGTTCGAGGACCCGCTCGGCCTTGGCCGGGTCGAGGGAGTACCAGCCGGGAGAGAGTTCCAGGACCGGTTCGAGGACAGGGCGACGCTCGGCCAGGCATCTGCCCTGCGGGGCCTCGGGCGGGAACTGCGTCGTGTGCCCCACCGGATACATCACCGAGGGAGGCTCCGAGATGCTCCGGACCGCCGCCCTGACCACGGTGGCCGGCGTCTCCCGGCCCGGTTCCTGACCGCGGGTGACGGGTTCGAGCAGGTCGACGGAGACGCAGTCGGCGAGTTCGGTGACCGCCACGTCGGCCAGTTCGCGTGCCGTGCGCTCCACGTCGAGGGTGGTGCCGATACGGGCACCGGCCTCGTTGAGGAGCGCCAGTCTCCGGCGAGCCCGGTAGCGGTCGGTGACGTCCTCGACCATCTGCGTGACGCCGAGGGTGCGGCCCGAGGAGTCCTGCATCCGGAAGGCCGACACGGAGACGACCAGCTCCCGGTCGGGGTCGTGCCGCAGATGGCAGGGCTGCTCGGTGAAGATCAGCGGCTCGCCCGTTTCGAGCACCCGCCGCAGCCGTGCCTCCACCAGTTCCGCGTCCCGCCTGACGACGAAGTCGCCGGTGCGCAGCCCGCGGTAGTACTCGGCCGGGATGCCACCGAACCGTGCGACCGCCCGGTTCACCCGCAGCAGGCTCAGATCGGGGGCGTGCACCGCCAGGCCGATCGGAGACCGGCGGAACATCCCGTCCAGGACCGACCGGTCCGTCTCCCACTGGATCACCTGCTCCGCGGGCGCGCCGACGACAAGCCACTCGATCCCGCCGTCCGCCCGCGCCACCGCCCGGACCCGGCAGCCCACCTCCACCCGCTTGCCACCGCAGGCCCGTACGGGCAGGACCCCGAACCAGCACCCGGTACCCACACAGGCCGCCACCGCTGCCATGACGACGTCCGCGTCACGCGGGTCGAGCAGGACGTCGCGCGCGCTGCGGCCCAGCACTTGCTCGGCCGAGTAGCCGAGCAGCGCCTCGGCAGGCTCACTCCAGCCGACGACGCGTCCTGTGCCGTCCAGTACCGCCGAGGCCGAGCGACGCAGGGCGAACGGGTCGTCCGGGCCCTCGCTCAGCGTCGTCACCGGTGTGTCCATGACCCACTACCCTCGTACCGACCCAACGGGACCGCGCGTCGGCGCCCCAGGCGCCGACCGTTCCGCCCCGATCCGTCGTCCGGCGCGGCTGGATCCCAGTATCGGCCTGTAAATGCGCTCCGCGCGCCTCGTACGGCATACGGCGCAGGGGCTCAGGCGCGCCGTCACGGCCAGGCACCTGGCGAGGCGGCGGGGGCGGGCACGGGGACGGAGGGCGGCTGGCCCAGGCACCGGCGGAGGCAGGCACGCCAGTCAACGGCCCGTGGGAACCCTTCGCGAGCCCCGACGGCCCGCGGACGGCGAACTCAGGCACGCTCCTCCGGCTCGTCGAGCTGCCAGCCGCGCTTCTCACACAGCCGCGCGACCCTACCCGCCAGTTCGGCCGGCACGGGTAC
This window encodes:
- the fabD gene encoding ACP S-malonyltransferase produces the protein MRASAAGTPAVLFPGQGSQTRGMGAGLFDRFPEPTALAGDILGYDLPRLCLEDPDGRLDDTRYTQPALYVVNALAYRDSLERGEPEGAYLLGHSLGEYNALHAAGAFDFETGLKLVAKRGELMARASEGAMLAVVGPDAGEVRAFLAEEGLSRLDVANINTPVQTVLSGARDEIERAHRTLDARGTRVARLKVSAAFHSRFMASARDEFAAFLKGFRFAPLRATVLANLTARPYADRDIAATLSEQICGSVQWLDSVRYLLERTTADHCREVGGGGVLTRMIRQIDTAPARRVPKPQSQSQSQPTPQPQRRPRLFCVAYAGGDERAYAGLAEHLPDVDVVTLERPGRGRRAAEPLLRDPAAIVDDLFRQLRDRLDAPYALYGHSLGARLAYLLCHRLRAERLPAPAHLFVSGESGPAIPSRERHTWELPTDAFWDHLKELGGIPAELWEHPDLMAFYEPVLRADFAALGAYRHQDAPPLDVPVTAMAGEDEWFTRADLEGWQRESTRPLTTRRFPGDHFFIRAQWPELARIVAAGLAAP
- a CDS encoding BTAD domain-containing putative transcriptional regulator codes for the protein MPSSPTPNPAPTTPTPATGPDDTPFVLSVMGPMSARHGGRDLALGPPRRRALLALLLIRLGRVVPTELLIEELWGEEPPRQAVATLQSHVSHLRRALQPASGPDRPTVLRHRAPGYVLELTPEQIDVCRFEHLVAEGRRLLEGRDPLAARDRLAAALSLWRGSPYAEFDGHPPLSDESSRLEHVRLTAVETCAEARLALGAAQEVAAGLDREARLHPARERLVGHLMTALSRLGRQAEALEVYERTRVHLDEEFGVGTAAELRRVRTAILRQEPGACGPTAEPRPGSREPAGPALGAPVIGAANAVVGERGRKAEAHPAVRAAQEAGRPAAAETSGGIGRAAATPRGPAAAGCNDGPQDGVTPEQRQEAHRPAAGYAAAPHLASGPGHTCRSATTIADSRSTTVDSPDSAPPAPDANAPKDERGRAALRPVPGGPGAQSPFTGRSEELQRLTAAAASTLAGHGHVAGVLGPAGVGKTRLLFELVPRLEAACAGQECRGLEVIWSHCFLGEGVPPYWLWTQILRRLSTTRPDAFREAAKPFGALLAPLMPERAAGPGGPAAESDWGQARFLTHDAVCEVLLALAVQRPLVLLMEDLHWADTASLDLLRLLSTRSQGHPLGIVLTAREYEVESDATLRRMLSEVLRGPRTETLRLGGLSRHDVAALVVAQAGPGVDAEVVEVLHRRSEGNPYFVMQLVSLLGDARSLRRPEAMDVLLTRIPTGVREALHQRFAALPEAVLRVLRLCAVIGTEVDTDLLSRTAGEDEPVAAALESAIRAGLLGEDPRHPERLHFSHALVQETLIDELTREDRQRLHARVAEGLSARRLGQVEDAEIERVAHHAWHAKSALPAAETLPLLLRAAEQAEQQLAYEQVETWLRRAVHLVGLLPPGDPSAASLDQRLHVQLGQVLATTRGYGHAEAETALARGRALSEAAHSPQDPSVLWALCASYLVTGRYDDSRRFSGLLRDLAERTGQPVAVLGAAYGEGIVLHIRGQLRQALAELEHGVAMADGYAREGHSLARTFQHDPRVSCRSYDTFTHWLLGDRETATARRHELLRLTEYDSRPSDRAFALYVNAVVAAWEGDVHTARASGAEGVRMADEHGLRYWKAMLGMLEGWGLTHSGQEDDGLNLMHSSLAELRNSRSHLRRPLHLGLLGQAQHRAGRTEDAKTTFHAFLSAVGQRGEHVYLHHELPATRLLHDLLGRGAAEAVAAG
- a CDS encoding SpoIIE family protein phosphatase; the protein is MDTPVTTLSEGPDDPFALRRSASAVLDGTGRVVGWSEPAEALLGYSAEQVLGRSARDVLLDPRDADVVMAAVAACVGTGCWFGVLPVRACGGKRVEVGCRVRAVARADGGIEWLVVGAPAEQVIQWETDRSVLDGMFRRSPIGLAVHAPDLSLLRVNRAVARFGGIPAEYYRGLRTGDFVVRRDAELVEARLRRVLETGEPLIFTEQPCHLRHDPDRELVVSVSAFRMQDSSGRTLGVTQMVEDVTDRYRARRRLALLNEAGARIGTTLDVERTARELADVAVTELADCVSVDLLEPVTRGQEPGRETPATVVRAAVRSISEPPSVMYPVGHTTQFPPEAPQGRCLAERRPVLEPVLELSPGWYSLDPAKAERVLELGVHSLIVVPLVARGLVLGVVSLWRWQRPEPFEEDDLTLAEEFAARAAVCIDNARRYTQQHQAALALQRSLLPSAVPEHPAVEIDHRYLPADATAGVGGDWFDVIPLSGLRVALVVGDVVGHGIHAAATMGRLRTAVHTLANLDLPPDEVLSHLDDLVDRLAAEQEATGEHAPQVVGATCLYAVYDPVSRRCALARAGHPPPAVVTPDGRVDFPELPAGPPLGLGGLPFEAAELELPEGTLLALYTDGLLAVHRRDLDEGLAQLRQALSQPARSLKDTCKAVEDALLPDRPSDDIALLTARTRCLAEDKVATWDLPAEPTAAAEGRTLAVAQLDDWGLADMAFTTELIVSELITNAYRYSSGPVTLRLIRDRHLICEVSDTSSTSPHLRHAATTDEGGRGLFLIAQLTERWGTRYVRNGKTIWAEQPLPPLRGGVSPHSSGA